DNA sequence from the Ovis canadensis isolate MfBH-ARS-UI-01 breed Bighorn chromosome 2, ARS-UI_OviCan_v2, whole genome shotgun sequence genome:
GTTCCTTTATATTCGTCCCTGTCCCCAGTGGCCTGAGAAACAGAAAAGGTCCAGTGCTCCCCCATGTCCCAGGGCCCAGCCCAGAGCTGCGTATACAGTAGGTATACAGCACCGTGAATGTTAGTGGAATGAGCAGACAATTGCTTGAGTACCCATCACTGGATGAACAGATTaacagaaagggaaggaaaggcaggCAGAATCAGTGGTTCTACACGGCCTGTGATACCTTTTCCAAACTGCTTTTGCACACACCTCAGGTCTCTCTGAAgagtgttcccattttacagatgggaatgcTGAGGCCCACGGGTGACCACTGGTGGGCCTGGACGGTGGAGGAGGAATAGGAGCCGTGGCCCTGAGATGATtcgcttgtgtgtgtgttgggggggtctCACCTGGGGCTGCCGGTACCAGTAGAGTGTGTGTCCCTTGAGCACGAACCAGCAGCGGCGCCAGCGCGGGCCCATGAAGCCCCCGGGCACCTTGCGGAGCAAGAGCCAGCCGTCACAGTCGGGTGGGCCCAGCTCCCGACACGACACCCGCCGGCGCGTCGCCACGCCTGCAGCAGCATGGCACAAGGGTCAGTGAGGGGTTGGCGGGGCACCCCAGACCCCCAAAGCTGCTCCCTGCTCCCCCACGAGCACCCGCAGCTGATGCTTCTGAACCCCTGCTCTGCGCTTGGATTGTAGCAAGTGTCAGTTCTGGGCGGGGGTGACTCTTCTCATTTTAAGAGATGAGGAAGGCGAAGATCAGAGGACGAGCTGTTTACCCAGAAATCGCAGAGCTGGTGAGAGGCTTGGGAGCACAGGTCTGTCTGACCCCAGAAACAGAACTGTGTCTGGGAGAGAAGTGTGCGACGGGTGTGCTGGGAGGGTGGCCTTGCCCAGCTTTGTAAAGACTTCTAAGACTGCCTCAGAGCAGAGGAAACCCCCCAACCTACCCAGTCAGGTGCATTTCATACCTTTTGATTTCCTGCAGCCAGGGACAGGACTCTGAAAGGAACACAGGCAATTAGAGAAGAGTCTGCATCCAGAGCCACACACCCCTCCCTGCTGAGCCCCTGAACTTACCCTATCAGGGTGTTCTGGGGGCTCTGGAGTGCCTGCTACCTCTGCCGGGTATGTGGCTGTGGTTGcaggggggctgggcaggggcttGGGGCCAAGGGAGGTTGAGTCTGtcagggagggagaagagagagaggctcCATGAGCCTCAGACCCAGGCCCAGCGGTAGGTGGCAGGTGTAAGAGCccagggtcagagtcagacacctcACATGCCTTGTCTGGGACACCTGCTAACACATGGGGCTTTGATATTACCTGTCCAGGCAGGAGGGCTGGGTCCAGGACTTGGGTTTGAAGGCAGGTCGAAGTCAAAGATGTCTTTAGACGGGGTCCTGGAGTGATGGGGGAGAGATAAGTGAGCTGTGGCTCACCCTCCAAGACCCACCCGGGGCCCGAGCCTGTTACCTGGGAGACACCGAggctggagctggtgatgggttCACTGGGCATGGTGAGCTCAGGGGCTGAGGAGGGGTCTAAGGAGCAACGAGAAACAGGTGATGGAGCTGGGCACCACACCCAGGTCTGAAAGCAGTTGGGGACGGGGAGGGTGGCAGGTACCTGTCGTGGGGTCTCCGGCACTGGGACCTTCTTCAGCACTAAGCTGACCCTGTCCGGCTCCCGCAGCAGCTCCCTCACCACGTTTTTGTGGGGCCAGCCCACCTAGGGGATGGGGACACAGGGCTGCACCCACCTGGACGGGAGCCTCTGGGGCAACCCAACAGCCCTCCCCTCAGATCACTCTCTCAGCCTCGCACTCAGCCTCcgcttgccctcctccaggaagcctcctggAGCCCCTCAGACCCACGTGAGCTGGCTAAACTCACGGCAAGCAGCTCACCACCCTGGTCTCCCGAAGGAAGGGAACCTCTCCACCCACCAACCTGGGTTCTACTCAGGAACCCTTTCCTCTCACCATGCCCTTCCCCTCACTCACCACCACCTGCTCATTGACCTGGACAATCTCGTCTCCGGGCAGGACCTGCAGCTGGGATTCGGTGGGGACCTGGTGTTGGAGGGTGGGGTTCAGAGGGGTGCACCCTCACGGGGCTTGGCCGGCAGGTAAACAGGACCATGGGGCTGGGTGGCTGAGAAAGCTGGAGGGCTCTCACCTGGGTGCCCACTTGAGACACGAAGTGCAGGCAGTTGCTGGTGGTGTGGATTTCCAGGCCCTGCAAGGCAAAGCCTGCGGTCACTGGGGGTCGGGGGGCTGCAGGGCCAGTGGGCAGGACCCCCACTGGGCACCAGGACTCATAGACAGGTGGAATGGAGGAGAGAGCTGGCCTCAAGCTGGCACCGCCTGACATGCTGTGTGACTTGGGCTTGCTGCTGCACCTCTCTGggccctgcctcctcttcccctaaGGACTGAGGGGAGCAGGTTATTGACTTCTGAGCTTTCAGATTCTCAGCAACTCTCCTGAAGGCTTAAGCAGGGACAGGGCACGGCTGGGATTTTCCCAGCTGGTCAAGGATTGAAGCAAAAAAGTTCatgccctctcctctcctcccctagTCTGCCAGGTCCGTGTCCCGGGGCTGGCATGTGTCACCAACACCCCACCTGCTGCAGCCCCTCTGGACTGGAGAAGGGGCTGAATGATGGTGAGACCCCAGGGGAGGTCCTCTAAACCTTTAACATCTGTACAGAGAGGTCCATCCAGCCAGAACAGGGTAGGATTCTGTGGGATCCTAGAATCAGATTTCTGAGCCCACATGAGGCTGCTTGAGGGGACCAGAGGTGAGAGGTGAGGGGTCAGGGCTCACTGCAGGATCGTCCAGTGGCACTCGCTCCAGTACAGCCCTCTGCTTCAGCAGCTCCTCCGGGCAGCAGCTCAGGATGTTGCAGCAGACCCCGGCCACATGGCTGCTCTGGTGGATGGAGGGCAGGATGTCTAGCCTGAGTCCcgtcccaccccatccctgtgGCCCACTTAGCCCCCGACTCACAATCCTCAGGACTTTGCTTTCCTTCTCAGCCGCTGGACAGTcctggaagcagagagagagcgGGGGCCGGCCCTGAGCAGTGTGTCCTGCCTTCTCCTGAGGGCAGGGGAGTTCCCTGCGGTCCCTCCCAGCGTGTCCCATACTCTGGCTCCTTCCCGGAACGACATGGCCACAGAACTTGGGTCCCATCTCCCTGACACCGGGCCCCCAGAGGTCACCACACATGCCCTCCCCTGCTCCACACCCTCCTGAGATCAAACTTGCTGAGCTGCCCCTTCCAGTTAGGAGCCCCcacaccccctcaccccctccccagtgGCCGGGCCTCCTCTCTTCCTACTCTGGCCTCTCCTTGATCTCACCCCCGAACCTGTGCTGATTCACAAGTTATAAAAAGATCTAGCTTGACTAGGTCTCTATGGCCTCGGCCAAGCCTGGCCTTTGGATCTCCTACCTCCTGCAAGGCCTGGCCCAGCTCCCCGCATAATTCCCCAATCGCCTGGCAGGATGAGAAGTCATTTAAGTGGGAGAAGAGGTACCTGGCAGAAGGGAGGATGGAGCAGTGGTTAGGGGGCTGAGCTTAACAGTCAGGCCACTGAACCACCCTGAGCCCACTACGCATCTAAGGCCCTGATGAGTTTTGGTTTGGGATGAAGGAGATGACTGATACATCTTTAGCACAGATTTATTCTgtgcagactttatttatttttagcacaGACTTTAGCACAGGATTTATTTGTCAAGTGTTTAATGAATGCCAGGCTTGGTTCTAGGCACTGGAGAGACAGATATTAAATACATAATTACATCAATAATgattagggacttcccaggtgtccAATAatgatttatgggcttccctcacagctcagttggtaaagaatccgcctgcaatgctggagaccctggttcgattcctgggtcgggaagatctgctggagaagggataggctacccactccagtatacttgggcttcccttgtggctcagctggtaaagaatccacccgcaatgcaggagacctggtttcaatccctgggttgggaagatcctctggagaagggaaaggctatccactccagtattctggcctggagaattccatggactgtatagtccatggggttgcaaagagtcagacacaattgagcgactttcacttcacttcactggtggtccaggggttaggaatctgcctgccaatgcagaggatataggttcgatccctggactgagaagatcccacatgccacagggcaatcctgtgccacaactattgaagcccacaAATTCTAGAGCCCGTGAGCTACAACTATTGAAGCTTATgtaccctaaagcctgtgctctgcaacaagagaagccactgcaatgagcagccCCCGCAtcccacaactggagaaagcctgccccacagcaaggaagacccagtgcagccaaaaaataaacaaaaattctaaaaaagattTAACTTCTACTCCTGTGACACATAGGAAGCTCTGAGGGTATATAATGGGAAAGGCTTCCCTGAGTAGGTGACATTAGAGCTAGGACCTCTGGGACAAGCAGCAGCCAGTGAAGGGGGTAGCCAGCTCCTTACGCAATGCCGTTGATGAAACATGGTTACAAGCTGGAGGTCAGGTGGGAACCCAGAGAACCCAGTACCCTTacgtgagtgaagtcgctcaattgtgtctgactctttgcgaccccatagactgtagcctaccaggctgctctatccatggaattttccaggcaagagtactggagtgggttgccatttccttctccaggggatcttcctaacccagtgatcgaacctggatctcctgcatagaaggcagacgctttaccatctgagccaccagggaagccccattacaaACCAATGTGAAGCCCTTACACAGACCAATTAACCTTTTTTGGCCAGTCCCACCatattactccttggaagggaagttatgaccaacctagacagcatattaaaaagcagagacattactttgccaacaaaggtccgtctagtcaaggctatggtttttccagtagtcacgtatggatgtgagagttggactataaagaaagctgagcaccaaagaattgatgctctaaaactgtggtattggaaaagactcttgagagtcccttggactgcagggagatccaaccagtccatcctaaaggaaatcagccctgggtgttcactggaaggaatgatgttgaagctgaaactccaatactttggctacctcatgcgaagagctgactcattggaaaagactctgaagctgggaaagattgagggcaggaggagaaggggatgacagaggatgagatggttggatggcatcaccgactcaatggatatgagtttgggtaaactccgggagttggtgatgggcagggaggcctggcatgctgcagttcatggggtgacaatgagtcggacacgactgagcgactgaactgaactgagccatatCTGAACAAGAGCCAAGCTCATGTTTTCTCTCCCAGGTCCCAGGAGGAGGCCATGGATGCAGAGGGTCCCCTCACCAGTCACTCAGACCCTGGGAGGAGACCGAGGTACCTGTTGAGCCAGAAGAGGAGGGAACGGGCCTCATGTACCAGCTGCACGGCCGCGCCCAGGACATCTGCAGGGGGCTCCACACAGCCCCCCAGGCGACCTCGGACCAAGCTCTGGAATGCCCGGGTTCCCTCCAGCAGCCCCTCTGTCAGGCTCTGCAGGTTCTCTGACTGTAGCCCTGAGCTCTGTGCAGAGAGGGGGCAGGTTACTCTGGCAGGGGCCAGCCCCCATCAGCATCCCCAGGGTGGGCGGAAGCTGCAGCCAGTTGGGCCGCCATTCACTCACCAGCGCCCGAAGCTGTTCCACCCCTTCCAGAATGatctcctggtggcccagaggccaCACGGTTAGAGCCTCCAGGCTGCGGGGGCAAAGCTGCAGCAGGTACTTGCCAGGCAGCTCCCAGTCCTCAAAGCAGTAGTCCTGCAGGGAATCGTCCAGGCCTGGAGGGAGAGCAGGGGTCAGCGCGGGGGACCCAGGGGGTTGTCAAGGCCTTTCCCGTCAGTGGAAGAGCCCTTCTCCTAATGCCAACCCTGAGACCAAGGCTGTGTTCTGtcctgcccatttcacagataaggctACTACTGAGTTGAGAAGTAGGATCACACAGGGCAGCGGTTCTCAAAGGATGgttccccagaccagcagcagcagcagcagcctcatcagaggacttgttagaaatgcaaattctggaaattccctggtggcccagtggttaggattcagtgctctcattgccatggcctgggttcgatcccagtcggggaactaagatcccatgagtCATGCGGtgtggccataaaaaagaaaaacaggcaggacatggaaacaacctcagtgtccactgacagatgaatgggtaaagaaaatgtcaCACACCCGCACACGGGCACACACGCACAAATACTCATCCAGGAAGAAGGACgtgccatttgcaacatggatagaccttgagggtattatgctaagtgaaatcaatcagagaaagacaaacactatatTATCTCATACACAGAATCCAAAAAATGCAAACTCTTAGAAACAGGGACCAGACTGATGATTGCCAGAGGCAAGAAGTAGGGAGTGGGggaaatgggtgaaggtggtccAAAGGTATAAGCTATTTATAAATCAGTTTGGGGGATAGAATGTACAGTCAATTTGGGACTACGGTTAggattctgagctttcactgcaggggcctgagtttaatccctggtctgggaactattaataagatcctgcaagccgagTGGCGTGAACTCAGGGGCAGGGCCCGGCAATGTGTTTTTTAACAAATCCTGCAGGGGTTCTGATGCTTGGGCAAGTCATGATTGATGTGGCTTTGAAGTCAGGGAGACCTGAGTGATAGCAACTGAGCAAGTAACTGAATTACTCTGTGCCTGTTTCCACctaaaaaaatggggaaaataaaaacacGTCACTTCTAATCATGTCTGTTAAATGACATGCCACATGTCAACCGCTTGACCAACTCCCTTGGTTCAGTCAATAACAGCCCCCATACTATGTGTTGCCAGACTCTCTACCATGATCTGCAAGGCCCTGTACGATCCGGCCACCACCTGCCTCTCCAGTCTCCCCTCTTGGCATAGCCTGTCAAGCTCAACACTCTAGATCCAGAGCACTAACTCCCTGCAGCTCTCGGCAGGCTCTTTTGCTTTTGCTTCACGCTCCCCGAAGGTgtctttccttctgcctgaactgcttttccagctccctCATGTCCTTGGTCATCtaacttcctccaggaagccttccacaactccccaggctgggctggggcctCTTGCTGCACTCACTGCCCCCTGTGCCTCCACAGACCCCTGCACCAGAGCACCAACCTCTCCTACTCGAACACGAGCAAGGACTGGGCCTTAAAACAAGTGTTCATCTCTAATTCTGGCCGAGGCCTGGCATAAGGCAGACactcaaaaataaatactatGTGCTAGGAAAAATTAAAGGTCTTTATACACATTAACACTTTTCACCAAATCTAGAAAGTACAGatattgttattcccattttacagatgggaaaagacATACATAGAGGTTAACAGTTAGCTTTCTCCCTCTTTGAAGGAACCCCTGCCATTCCAAGCCAGAGTTCTTTacgcggtgtgtgtgtgtgtgaccaatAGCTCTTCCCCCATCCCCTGTGTGACATCAGGAGCCCTTGACTAGGAAGGAGTTCAGGAGCTTTTACTCCATAGCCGTGGGCCTCAGGCACTTCCCTTCCCATGCTCGGTGAATATGCTGTGTTGTCTCCCTCCCAACAGATCCTGACGCTGAGCCAGGCCCTCATCACAATTGTCTTATTTGGTCCAACCTCAAGACATCAGAACTGCCTTTCCCATTTTGTGGATAGGGAAATGGAGACTTGTGGCCACAGAACTGATGAGCAGAGGGGCTGGGCCTGGAATTCAATCTGGGAGACTGACTCCAGGCCTGAATCCCTGCTCCTCCCGGGGATGGTCATCCTGAGTCTGTCCCCAGATGACTCCAGTTGCCCCCCTCCAACTCTGGCTCCGCCTGTGGGAGGAATGTGGTCCTCACCTCCCAGCTCCCGGCTCCACAGCAGACCATCTACACTTCTCTGAGTCCGCTGGCACTCTGGGGCCTTTCCCACCCATCTGGGCTCATCCTCCCTGCAGGTCTCAGAAGGGGCTGTGCCAACCCCCTCCAGTTGGGCCTGGGCTTCTGCTCTCACTGGGAGcctcggggtggggggagggaaaaGACACCACGGGCAGGCCCTAGTCCAAAGCCTGGGCAGATCACTTGTTGCCTCAGTGCAGAGTGTTCAGCATCTGAAAAGTGGGATGAATTACAGCCCACTGCGCCCCGTGGGCAGAGGGAAGATGAGATACACTGCGGGCTGTCAGCTGGAGCGACACTTTCTGTTTTCATTACAGAACCACTGCCTGGGCTATTGAGGGGAAGGCAGACCCCTTCTAGGTCCTCGGGGGACCCCACCGGAGTCATCTCGACTATCTTTCCGCCGGGTTCACGGCAGACGCTCTGTAAATACTTGCGGACGGACTAACCGACCGACAAACTCGGCAGGTCCTTCTTGCTTCCGCTCTCCCCGGCCCAGGCCCCTCAGGCCCAGCACTGCCCCGGCCCCACCCACCTCTCAGCCAAGCCGCCACCTTCCTGGGGGTCCAGGTCGCCACTGGCTCCATGGTCAAGTTCGGCCTCTCGGACGGCACCCGCTCCGCCTCGCCCGCGCAGGAATTTCCGCTCCCGGAGCCCCGACCTGGGGCGGGGCTGGGCAGGGCCGGGGGCGGAGCCACTAGCATACCTGGGCCCAGGAAGCAGGCCAGGTGAGGCGCTCTCACAGCCATTGGCCTCTCCATCTCCTGCCCCGCCCTCAGGCATCCCAAA
Encoded proteins:
- the CNKSR1 gene encoding connector enhancer of kinase suppressor of ras 1 isoform X2, translated to MEPVATWTPRKVAAWLRGLDDSLQDYCFEDWELPGKYLLQLCPRSLEALTVWPLGHQEIILEGVEQLRALSSGLQSENLQSLTEGLLEGTRAFQSLVRGRLGGCVEPPADVLGAAVQLAIGELCGELGQALQEDCPAAEKESKVLRISSHVAGVCCNILSCCPEELLKQRAVLERVPLDDPAGLEIHTTSNCLHFVSQVGTQVPTESQLQVLPGDEIVQVNEQVVVGWPHKNVVRELLREPDRVSLVLKKVPVPETPRQTPPQPLSSPCPVNPSPAPASVSPRTPSKDIFDFDLPSNPSPGPSPPAWTDSTSLGPKPLPSPPATTATYPAEVAGTPEPPEHPDRSPVPGCRKSKGVATRRRVSCRELGPPDCDGWLLLRKVPGGFMGPRWRRCWFVLKGHTLYWYRQPQDEKAEGLINVSNYSLESGQDQKKKYVFQLTHNVYKPFIFAADTLTDLSMWVRHLITCISKYQSPGRASLPREEDCYSETEAEDPDDEAGSFSASPSQAQAKSSLHGDPSPAATPQGSPQTSFSLGTDSSEGALEGMVRGLRLGGVSLLGKQQPLTQEQWRSSFMRRNRDPQLNERVHRVRALQSTLKAKLQELQALEEVLGDPELTGEKFRRWKEQNQELYSEGLGAWGGEQVEGGSQVLNSDPKEQSSHLLPSDPEEHSPPCPLTPESDP
- the CNKSR1 gene encoding connector enhancer of kinase suppressor of ras 1 isoform X1, producing MEPVATWTPRKVAAWLRGLDDSLQDYCFEDWELPGKYLLQLCPRSLEALTVWPLGHQEIILEGVEQLRALSSGLQSENLQSLTEGLLEGTRAFQSLVRGRLGGCVEPPADVLGAAVQLVHEARSLLFWLNRYLFSHLNDFSSCQAIGELCGELGQALQEDCPAAEKESKVLRISSHVAGVCCNILSCCPEELLKQRAVLERVPLDDPAGLEIHTTSNCLHFVSQVGTQVPTESQLQVLPGDEIVQVNEQVVVGWPHKNVVRELLREPDRVSLVLKKVPVPETPRQTPPQPLSSPCPVNPSPAPASVSPRTPSKDIFDFDLPSNPSPGPSPPAWTDSTSLGPKPLPSPPATTATYPAEVAGTPEPPEHPDRSPVPGCRKSKGVATRRRVSCRELGPPDCDGWLLLRKVPGGFMGPRWRRCWFVLKGHTLYWYRQPQDEKAEGLINVSNYSLESGQDQKKKYVFQLTHNVYKPFIFAADTLTDLSMWVRHLITCISKYQSPGRASLPREEDCYSETEAEDPDDEAGSFSASPSQAQAKSSLHGDPSPAATPQGSPQTSFSLGTDSSEGALEGMVRGLRLGGVSLLGKQQPLTQEQWRSSFMRRNRDPQLNERVHRVRALQSTLKAKLQELQALEEVLGDPELTGEKFRRWKEQNQELYSEGLGAWGGEQVEGGSQVLNSDPKEQSSHLLPSDPEEHSPPCPLTPESDP